From a region of the Halomonas sp. HL-93 genome:
- the ftsB gene encoding cell division protein FtsB codes for MRRWLLFALLLVLGVLQYQLWLGDGGWRDLQQLEQRVAVQEAENVPLRERNARMAAEVTDLKNGLDAVEERARSDMGMVRTDEQFFWVPGVAIEEELIGINASTVVSPEQPDE; via the coding sequence ATGCGCAGATGGCTATTATTCGCGCTGCTGCTGGTGTTGGGGGTGCTGCAATATCAGCTGTGGCTCGGCGATGGTGGCTGGCGCGACTTACAGCAGCTTGAGCAGCGCGTCGCCGTGCAAGAGGCAGAAAATGTGCCCCTTCGCGAGCGCAACGCCAGGATGGCAGCAGAAGTCACCGATCTTAAAAATGGCCTGGATGCGGTGGAAGAACGCGCGCGTAGTGATATGGGCATGGTGCGTACTGACGAGCAGTTCTTTTGGGTGCCGGGCGTTGCCATTGAGGAAGAGTTGATTGGCATTAACGCCAGTACAGTGGTTAGCCCGGAGCAGCCCGATGAGTAG
- a CDS encoding GNAT family N-acetyltransferase encodes MPASLSVAVLSAMEAVSAREWDALVDADQPFLRHAFLHALEASGSVCPATGWQPCHLTVWQGAQLVGAMPLYEKHHSYGEYVFDWGWADAFERAGGHYYPKALSAVPFTPVPGSRALIAQDSNPQAVYAALAQGWQAQCQRQALSSWHLLFADTQEVEAWQAQCPELISREGVQFQWRDRDFGDFDGFLTSLTSKRRKMIKRERRLVAEQGLEMVRLSGEQITPAALKHFYRCYAITYQERGRPPYLTQEFFNRVYRDMSESLLLVQAHLDGRAVAAALYFQGTQTLYGRYWGSEVMADCLHFEACYYQGIEYCLEQGLMLFDPGTQGEHKLLRGFAPQRVRSLHYLAHPGLANAVATFCRDEGRQVAAYRDAAFTALPYK; translated from the coding sequence ATGCCAGCGTCGTTATCAGTGGCGGTGTTATCCGCCATGGAGGCCGTGTCGGCCCGCGAGTGGGATGCGCTGGTGGATGCCGACCAGCCGTTTTTACGTCATGCATTTTTACATGCGCTGGAGGCCAGCGGTTCGGTTTGTCCGGCAACCGGCTGGCAGCCTTGCCATTTAACGGTGTGGCAGGGCGCGCAGCTGGTAGGTGCCATGCCGCTCTATGAGAAACATCATTCCTATGGCGAGTATGTATTTGACTGGGGCTGGGCCGATGCCTTTGAGCGGGCTGGCGGCCACTATTATCCCAAAGCGCTGAGTGCGGTGCCGTTTACGCCGGTGCCTGGGTCGCGCGCGTTGATCGCGCAGGATAGCAATCCTCAGGCGGTTTATGCCGCGCTGGCTCAGGGCTGGCAAGCGCAGTGCCAGCGCCAGGCATTGTCGAGCTGGCATTTATTGTTTGCCGATACCCAGGAAGTCGAGGCGTGGCAGGCACAGTGCCCCGAACTGATTAGCCGCGAGGGTGTGCAGTTTCAGTGGCGTGATCGAGATTTCGGGGACTTCGATGGGTTTCTCACCTCGCTGACCTCCAAACGCCGCAAGATGATCAAGCGCGAGCGCCGCCTGGTCGCCGAACAGGGCCTAGAGATGGTGCGTTTGTCCGGCGAACAGATCACCCCTGCTGCACTGAAACATTTCTACCGTTGTTACGCGATCACCTATCAGGAGCGCGGTCGGCCGCCTTATCTGACACAAGAGTTCTTCAACCGCGTTTATCGTGATATGTCTGAGTCGCTGCTGCTCGTACAGGCGCACCTTGACGGGCGAGCCGTGGCGGCGGCGCTTTACTTCCAGGGCACCCAGACGCTTTATGGGCGCTACTGGGGTAGCGAGGTGATGGCCGACTGCCTGCATTTCGAAGCCTGCTACTACCAGGGCATCGAATACTGCCTTGAGCAAGGGCTTATGCTGTTTGATCCGGGAACGCAGGGCGAGCATAAGCTACTGCGTGGATTTGCACCGCAGCGTGTTCGTTCGTTGCATTACCTTGCCCATCCTGGCCTAGCTAACGCGGTGGCAACCTTTTGCCGTGATGAAGGGCGGCAGGTGGCGGCCTACCGTGACGCGGCATTCACCGCGCTACCGTATAAATGA